From one Plasmodium malariae genome assembly, chromosome: 12 genomic stretch:
- the PmUG01_12015000 gene encoding conserved Plasmodium protein, unknown function, with the protein MNLKVLFFFLFLNLMIKQNYSEAKLIKFKVPTPFQLYIVHSNILKGGNKYFYVIKKEHISKNKFNIRENNDDGNIEPFKNRSLNSNIFRNKYNYIPSMDEVKEDIENFKRDHSFYFTEHSILELINIENNIIVLNIEGKFFEDINVVFAEVTKYLLNKHLGILGVHPYNIKALNIKQSET; encoded by the coding sequence ATGAATTTGAAagttctctttttttttctttttcttaatttaatGATAAAGCAAAATTATTCAGAGGcgaaattaattaaatttaaagtaCCCACACCTTTTCAATTGTACATTGTGCATTCGAACATATTGAAGGGgggtaataaatatttttatgtaataaaaaaagaacatatatcaaaaaataaatttaatataagagaaaataatgatgatgGAAACATTGAACCATTTAAAAATAGGTCattaaatagtaatatatttcgaaataaatacaattatatTCCATCAATGGATGAAGTGAAGGAAGatatagaaaattttaagagagaccattctttttattttacagaACATAGTATACTTGAACTAATAAacatagaaaataatatcatagtattaaatattgaaggaaaattttttgaagatATTAATGTAGTATTTGCAGAagttacaaaatatttattgaacAAACATTTGGGTATTTTAGGTGTTCATCCGTATAACATAAAAGCGCTTAACATAAAACAAAGTGAAACTTAA
- the PmUG01_12015100 gene encoding nucleolar preribosomal associated cytoplasmic ATPase, putative: MKYGQVVVGPAGSGKTNYCKLMKEFMKIKKRNCYVVNLDSASEEYYYERKKRAINTTSNIEKELNNYYDAIYDIDIRNYVDVNSLMEEQMLGPNCALLKSVELLYENSYLLDDELNAYDEDDNYFIIDTPGQIELYTHTDYFKKILNIFTDKNIKLIVVFMIDISFISSNTKLLSAYLTSLSTMINFELPHINILTKCDLLISRNYYEEFKKFKYKNNFFFQRQLYKKINKKIKTIKSTTNRESEEANNNNNNNNGNNCNDDGFLKELEYINNKKSFRDEYVLYSDYDDNRSISSYSSLNMSEGNNENSYTNFSGHSSSNDTVRSEEIEEKTYQRNYEKLNEILALDPHDIIITANKCLSKKYYKLNSALANIIEDFNLVSFLPLNIYDDDNVDFIISSIDMIIQYGEDKDVNDNYDM; this comes from the coding sequence ATGAAATACGGCCAAGTGGTAGTAGGTCCAGCGGGTAGTGGAAAAACGAACTACTGCAAATTAATGAAagaatttatgaaaataaaaaaaaggaattgcTACGTTGTTAACTTAGATAGCGCAAGCGAAGAATATTActatgaaagaaaaaagagagCAATAAATACAACATCCAATAttgaaaaagaattaaataattattatgatgCAATATATGATATTGACATAAGAAATTATGTTGATGTAAATAGTTTAATGGAAGAACAAATGCTTGGTCCAAATTGTGCTTTATTAAAAAGTgtagaattattatatgaaaattcatatttactAGATGATGAATTAAATGCTTATGATGAAgatgataattattttataatcgACACACCAGGACAAATCgaattatatacacatacagattatttcaaaaaaatattaaatatatttacagataaaaatataaaattaattgttGTCTTTATGAttgatatatcttttataagctcaaatacaaaattattgTCAGCATATTTAACTAGTTTATCAACTATgataaattttgaattacctcatattaatatattaacaaaatgtGACCTATTAATAAGTCGAAATTATTAtgaagaatttaaaaaatttaaatataaaaataattttttttttcaaagacagctatataaaaaaattaataaaaaaataaagacgATAAAAAGTACGACTAACCGCGAATCGGAAGAagctaataataataataataataataatggtaataacTGTAATGATGATGGTTTTTTAAAGGAgctagaatatataaataacaaaaagtCCTTCAGAGATGAGTACGTCTTATACTCTGACTATGATGATAATAGAAGTATTTCTAGTTATTCCTCACTAAATATGTCTGAAgggaataatgaaaattcaTATACTAATTTTTCAGGgcatagtagtagtaatgaCACAGTACGGTCTGAAGAAATTGAAGAAAAAACGTACCAaagaaattatgaaaaattaaatgaaatactTGCTCTAGATCCCcatgatattattataactgcCAATAAATGTTTGTCGAAAAAATACTACAAATTAAATAGTGCCCTTGCGAATATTATAGAAGATTTTAATTTGGTTTCCTTTTTAcccttaaatatttatgatgaTGATAATGTTGATTTTATAATAAGCTCTATAGATATGATAATACAGTATGGAGAAGACAAGGATGTGAATGATAACTATGATATGTAA
- the PmUG01_12015300 gene encoding conserved Plasmodium protein, unknown function codes for MNSSLKGTENISNFHIKSFFESLSNFIKNVKIEIKDVFELLNYPCVYQNCKKKFSISENEGNKNLVTTSVISKVDKKNIDNFKQYEKELENMLKHIRTFHDKYKMDVPLLYIIENLITLHLINEYKINSIVKKIQNHNIAMPELNSDLPDYLSQALEVEESEDCSDVYDTLGEVNSLSINNYMIKDLLETTEIKINVGKLLELQQQNYSHSSTSKYTSTYDNKTNDILEFRKDENCEYNNTRSVIKPEGNNNASTDNNASTDNNAATNNNAAIDNNAAIDNNAAIDNNAAIDNNAAIDNNEEEYNMTVHKKEEKNNLIANIGLSEETLKLLNLLPKKRKTGVD; via the coding sequence ATGAATTCATCACTAAAAGGAACAGAAAATATAAGTAACTTTCATATAAAATCGTTTTTTGAGTCATTGtcaaattttataaagaatGTAAAGATAGAAATAAAAGACGTGTTTGAGTTACTAAATTATCCTTGTGTATAtcaaaattgtaaaaagaaatttagcATAAGCGAAAATGAAGGTAATAAGAATTTAGTAACTACAAGTGTTATAAGTAAAGtagataagaaaaatattgataATTTTAAGCAATATGAAAAAGAGCTAGAAAACATGTTGAAACATATTAGGACTTTtcatgataaatataaaatggatgtacctttattatatataattgaaaatttaataactttacatttaattaatgagtataaaataaatagtatagttaaaaaaattcaaaatcaTAATATTGCAATGCCAGAATTAAATAGTGATTTACCAGACTACTTATCACAAGCGTTAGAAGTTGAAGAAAGTGAAGACTGTTCTGATGTATATGACACATTAGGGGAAGTAAATAGTTTATCAATTAACAATTACATGATTAAAGACTTACTAGAAACAACAGAGATAAAGATTAACGTTGGAAAACTCCTAGAATTGCAACAACAGAATTATTCCCATTCAAGTACATCAAAATATACAAGTacttatgataataaaacaaatgatATTCTAGAATTTCGAAAGGACGAAAATTGTGAATACAATAATACGCGTAGTGTGATAAAACCGGAGGGCAATAATAATGCATCGACTGATAATAATGCATCGACTGATAATAATGCAGCGACTAATAATAATGCAGCGATTGATAATAATGCAGCGATTGATAATAATGCAGCGATTGATAATAATGCAGCGATTGATAATAATGCAGCGATTGATAATAATGAAGAGGAATACAACATGACTGTAcataaaaaagaggaaaaaaataatctcATTGCTAACATTGGCTTGTCGGAGGAGACGCTAAAGTTGCTCAACTTATTAcccaaaaaaagaaaaacaggTGTGGATTAA
- the PmUG01_12014900 gene encoding conserved Plasmodium protein, unknown function yields MIDNNKMIGFDVNYFLKNCTDLEKAYENLLSEKKQSELRLNEALNRFKEINEKYEQEKKNTLDISLSISEHTDKLIKKQKYSESYENVKKQNEDFKEKIEMLKKEKEQAKLNMEEKIKMMDIKRRRETETYEKQIRNDKNKMLELERLIAELGLDISTKDAEIKKLRSFLNELQQDNERKILEYEQQIKDLIIKNEQNNRKNKEVIKDIIKDSDNLALNNLKNKLQLLQQDYNKLEKDYINLKKSLSKTSKKTSTSTERVKNQCSKGLYKI; encoded by the exons ATGATAGACAATAATAAGATGATCGGTTTTGACGTAAACtactttttgaaaaattgtaCAGACTTAGAAAAGGCATATGAAAACTTGCtaagtgaaaaaaaacaaagtgaACTGAGGCTAAATGAGGCGCTAAACAgatttaaagaaataaatgaaaaatatgaacaagaaaaaaaaa ACACTTTAGATATTTCACTGTCCATATCGGAACACActgataaattaataaaaaagcaaaaatattcGGAAAG CTACGAGAATGTGAAGAAACAGAACGAAGActttaaggaaaaaattgaaatgctcaagaaggaaaaagaaCAAG caaAACTAAACATGGaggagaaaataaaaatgatggaTATTAAAAGACGCCGAGAAACTGAAACATACGAAAAACAGATa AGAAAcgataaaaacaaaatgctCGAACTGGAGAGGCTCATAGCAGAATTAGGTCTAGATATATCAACCAAAGA TGCAGAGATAAAAAAGCTACgctcttttttaaatgaactTCAACAAGATAacgaaagaaaaattttagaatACGAGCAACAAATTAAagatttaattataaaaaacgaACAAAAcaacagaaaaaataag GAAGTAATCAAAGATATAATAAAGGATAGTGACAATTTagcattaaataatttaaagaataaaCTTCAGTTGTTACAACAA GACTACAATAAGTTGGAGAAggattatataaatttaaaaaagagtcTAAGTAAAAcatcaaaaaaaacaagtacTTCAACAGAACGTGTTAAGAACCAATGTTCGAAaggtttatataaaatatag
- the PmUG01_12015200 gene encoding peptidase, putative, which produces MNFDFTLKNCCERNQNITFITISACVLINTLFWKCKILEPFKLLTVFLHEFSHASACWLTGGKVKGIEVNRDHGGCTNTVGGNKFVILPAGYIGSCFYGMFFILMAYIHKWTLLASAGLLCFLLLIVLIFYANNFFLRFLCVLFLGTTIFIWFLCVHFKEQVKDWPLKIIMTFIGVLNEMYSMVDIFEDLITRSTPESDAYKYAELTKCNSKFCGVLWFLVNFLFILLTVYLIAAIQVNEFDK; this is translated from the exons ATGAATTTCGATTTTACCTTAAAAAATTGCTGTGAACGCAATCAAAACATAACATTTATAACCATTTCCGCGTGTGTACTTATAAATACACTATTTTggaaatgtaaaatattagaGCCATTTAAACTACTAACTGTTTTTTTGCATGAATTTTCTCATGCCTCTGCTTGCTGGTTAACTGGAGGGAAAGTAAAAGGCATAG AGGTGAACCGAGATCATGGGGGATGCACAAACACAGTTGGAGGAAATAAATTCGTTATATTACCTGCGGGATATATCGGTTCATGTTTTTATggaatgttttttattttgatggcatatatacataaatggaCATTATTAGCATCAGCTGGATTactatgttttttattactaattgtgttaatattttatgccaacaatttttttttgagattTCTGTGTGTTCTTTTTCTGGGCActactatatttatttggtTTTTGTGTGTACATTTCAAAGAGCAAGTAAAAGACTGgcctttaaaaataataatgactTTTATAGGTGTATTGAACGAGATGTACAGTATGGTAGATATTTTTGAGGATTTAATTACAAGATCAACACCAGAGTCAGATGCTTACAAATATGCAGAATTAACAAAATGTAACTCCAAATTTTGTGGAGTTCTATGGTTTTTAGttaatttccttttcattCTCTTAACCGTTTATCTCATCGCTGCTATTCAAGTGAACGAGTTTGATAAAtga